The following DNA comes from Sphingomonas flavescens.
CGATTTTCTGGCCGATGGTGGCGGACCCATCGGCTACGTACGCCTGCGGCCAACGCCCGACACCTGGGCGACTGGAACGCCGATCATCGGATCGGACGGCCGGGTCCTGGCCGTGGAAGTATCCGGCGAGCCCGGGGCGGCAATCCCTGCGGCTCTCGCTGCGATCGTTGTCGACGAACTCGTGCGCGACACCCCGTCTTCTTCCGTGGGCTACGGGTTCCGGACAATCGATTTTGCCGGACCCATCGCCGGACGCATCGGGGATGTCCGGACCGGCGCCGCCGTGGCCTTTGTGGAGGACGGCTCCTCCGCGCAAAAGGCAGGCCTTCGCGCCGGCGACATTATCACGACCGTTAACGACCAGCCCGTCTCGGGCGCATCCGAGCTCAGCCGGCTGCTCGATGGCGCCAAGTCCCAAGTCACCTTAGGAGGCCGCCGGCAAAGCGATACCTTCGAGATTCGCGTCCGCGCGACGAAGGTCTGACGTTAGCTTCTAATTACAGCGCGCCGAGCACGTCCTCCGGAAGCTGGATACTGGCGAGCTTCCAGCTCAGCCCGTGCCGCTCGAAGATGAGGTCGCCGTCCTGGCCCGCCTTGCCCTTCGCATGGAGCTTGAACCCGTTCAGCCCTTCGCGGACAATCTCACGGTTGGCGGCGCCGAGGCCCGTCGGCTTGTCCGGCGCTCGCTCCGACCCTGCCTCCCCGTACGGCGCGGCATCCTTCGAGCGAGTTCGCTCCATGACGAAAATGGTCTCAAGCCCCTTTGGCGTAATTACCTGGTCGACCAAGTCATCAGCGATGAGATCGGTCGCAACGATCATGATCGACCCGGTGTTCGAGATTGAACCTGCAGAGAGCCGGTCGAAATGCGCGTGAACCTGCGCCTTGGTGCTCGCGCGAAGCTTGGGATAATCTACATAGCCGGACAAAGCCGCCGCATCATGCGCCCGCGCCGCTTCCGCCATCTGCCGCAGCGTCCACCATGGGCTCGCCACGTACCAGGTGACTGCCGCCGCGAGCAGCAGCAGTCCAACGACGATCCAGCCCCGCGTTTTGCCCACTTCAATCAGTCTCGTATCCGAATGATGCTTCGCTCGTACACGGCGTCCCAATCGACTTCGACATCGAGCAAACCGCTGGTTGGCACGCCCCCAGCGTCGACACCAGGCGTGAAGCTCGCCCGGCGCTGCAATAGCTCGCAAGTCTGGCGAACGAGCAGATCTTCAGCGTTGGTCGCCCGCAGAGCGCACGCATACGCGTGTCCCGAGGCGTCAACAAACAACCGCAAGTTCACGATGCCGCGCGGCGCTTTCTTCCCCTGCAACGCTGCCGGAAAATCGTCCGGCGAGAACAGGCTGATGAGCGACCCGCCGCGCGGCGTCGGCGCGGTGACCGGCAGCCGCGCCATCCCCGCCGCGGGTGGCGCCGGCAGGATCATCACGACGGGCGCCGGCACCGCTTGTTGTGTCGCGATCAGAAGTAACGGAAGGAACATCATCGACAATCCATGGAGCACGAAGCCGAGCCGCGCCAGCCTGGCAACCAGCGCGCGAACGCCACCGCGAAGCGTTCGGAAAGCCCTGCGTCATTCCTGGTGGTCGTCATGACCCCTGCCGCCGTTCGTCGAAACCAGCCGTCCTCTTGTCAAATCGACGCTGCAATTGTAGCGCTACATTTGTAGCACACGCTGCATCAGGTTTGAAAAGGGATGATGCCATGTTGAACTTGTCCACCACCAGATCCGGCCAGCGCGCCCTCGCCTTTGCCGGTGCGCTCGTGATTTCCCTCGCCACGTTTGCGGTCACCGCGGGTCCGGCACGCGCCGCGACGGCCGAGTCCGGCAACCGCCTCAGCTACGTGCTGATGACCGGCGACGGCGACAGCATCATGAGCGGGTCGACCGCCGATTACGACGGTGCACGTGCGCTGCGTGCCGGTGGCGCCCCATTGCTCTACGTGCGTCAGAATGGGGCCGCGTACGTGATCCGCGATCCCGCGATCCTCCGCCGCGCTGAGCAGATCATGCAGCCGCAGCAGGAGATGGGCCGTCGTCAGGCGGAGCTTGGGCGGCAGCAGGCGGGCATCGGCGGCCAGCAGGGCGCTATCGGGGCGCAGCAGGGACGGCTAGGCGCGATGATGGCGGCTTCGACGCCCGCGCAGATGCGCGCCCTCGGCGACCAGCAGCGCGATCTCGGCCGCCGGCAGGAAGCGCTCGGCGTTCAGCAGGCGGCGCTCGGACAACGTCAGGCGGCGCTAGGCCG
Coding sequences within:
- a CDS encoding DUF2939 domain-containing protein, yielding MGKTRGWIVVGLLLLAAAVTWYVASPWWTLRQMAEAARAHDAAALSGYVDYPKLRASTKAQVHAHFDRLSAGSISNTGSIMIVATDLIADDLVDQVITPKGLETIFVMERTRSKDAAPYGEAGSERAPDKPTGLGAANREIVREGLNGFKLHAKGKAGQDGDLIFERHGLSWKLASIQLPEDVLGAL